The window GAGAGCTCATTTGTAGAGAATTCACGCATCGATTGATCAAATACCTCGATCGCTTGACGGATCACTTGACGTACTCCCTGCCCTTTCAGCGCAGAGATAAAGAGCGGCTCCGTAAAATCGATAAAGGCAAAACGTCTCGCAAAATCTTGTTGAACCCAACTCTTCTCATCTTCATCGAGTGAATCCCATTTGTTAACCGCGAGAACAAGCGCTTTACCAGCTTCTAAAACAGCTCCTAAAAGGGTCGCATCTTGATCCGATAATCCCTCTTTAGCATCAAAGACAAAGACGATAACATTCGCTTTCTCAAGAGCATCTAAACTCTTGATAACGCTAAACTTCTCGATCATATCAGTGACACGGCTACGGCGACGAATCCCCGCAGTATCGATGAGAATAAATTCTCGATCATAAGCTGTAAATGGAATTTCAATACTATCTCGCGTTGTTCCCGGCACATCAGAGGCTAAAACACGCTCTTCTCCCACCATCTGATTAATGAGAGTCGATTTCCCGGCATTAGGACGACCGAAGACCGCCAAACGGATAATATCATCTTGAATCTCTTCAGAGACAACAGCCTCAGGAAATTCAATCTCCTCATAAGCGCGATGAAGTAACTCATATAAACCTTGATTATGGGAGGCAGAAATAGCAATAGGCTCCCCTAAACCCAATGAGTAAAACTCACCAACAATAACTTCAGGTAAAATACCCTCAGCCTTATTAACAACAACAATAACCGGCTTTCCCATTCTCCGAAGACGATCTGCGATCTGCTCATCAAAAGCCGTAACACCTGCCCGACCATCAACAATAAAGAAGATAAGATCTGCTTCTTCAGTGGCAATCCAGACCTGTTCTGCAATGAGATTATCCATCTGATTATCATCACCTGATAATCCACCGGTATCCAATACATTATAGGGACGATCACCTACTCGCCCTTCACCATATTGGCGATCACGAGTTAAACCAGGTTGATCGGCAACTAACGCATCTCTTGTTCGCGTTAATGCATTAAAAATTGTCGATTTTCCTACATTGGGACGCCCTACTAGCGCAATAAGTGGTTGTGACATCCTTTCCCTTATACTAATTAATATCGAATCAAAATATCGTATTTATATCGAAACTTTATAAAGTGTACCTGAGTAATCGAGCAGATAGACACTGCCATCGATCTCTCTAATATCCCATAAAAATCCTGTTGACCCTACTTTTGTAGTGCCTTGAAGTATTCCTGTTGTTGCATCAATAACATGGACATATCCTTCAAAATCACCTACAACAATACGATTTCGCACGATCACAGGCTTCGTTAAATTGCGCCCTCTTAAATCGAGGTTTTGCCACACTGACGCTCCATTTTGAGCGTTCAATGCTTGAATTGTACTATCTCTCTCTACAGAGATCACACTCTCACCAGTATAAGCTAGTCCCGCATAGACACCTTTACCAGCTTGCCATAACTTACGTCCATCATGCGTTAAAGCTGTAACACCTGCTAAATATTGTCCCACAAAGATCCGCTGTGGCGATACAATAATCGCGGCGTCAACATCTCGCAATCCCCCCATATAGCTACCATTTTGAGGCTGACTAAGAACTCTACTCCAGATCTCAGCTCCTGTTTCGGCATTAATTAAAGAGAGTGTACCCGTATCGCCGGCAATTAAGATATTACCATTAAGGAATGTCGGAGGCGCTGCACCTCGAACCGAGAACTCTGAGCGTGGGAAGAGGTAAGCCCACTCCTCACTACCATCTTGCAGATTAAATGACTCTACCGCACCAAAGAGGGTTCGTACAATCGCTAATTGACCACTTCCGACAGGAGGTACAGCAGGAACACCTAACAGTTTTTGACGCCAAACTTGCGCACCATTGGAGGCTGAAAGCGCCTCTATATGCCCATCTTGCGTTCCTACTAAGAGAATGCCTTGACTATAACTAATCCCGGTATAGAGAGGAGATTGCGTCTTAACTTCCCATCGCTTTTGTCCATTATGGCGATCGATAGCAGTCACAACCCCTTTTTGTCCGGCGATATAGAGTGTACCTAAACCATCATCGGCAATATAGAAGCGAAGATTACTCTCTTTTGGGGTTTGGCTACCTGTTTTAATCTGCCAATTCTGGCTCACTAAAGTTGCCGGCACTGTTAAATCCAACTCGGTGGGTGGCGTCAAATTACTTTTACCACGAAGACCACCGGCACAGCCAGCAATCACTAATGATATGATCAAGGTTGTAATGATTTTTTTCATATTGCTTAGAGTCCTATCGAGGATTGATTATTGAGCACTTAAAAGATGCAATTTATCACGCGCATCATCAGGAACAACTTCGCTACTGAGTGCTTCCTCATAAGCGATCTTCGCATCTTCTATCTCACCTAAAGCGCTATAGATATCACCCTCTAATACTTTTCGTAAACCTAAAAACTCTGATGATTGAATCTCTTTTAGCGTCACTAGCGCCTGCTGATCCTCTCCTTGATCAAATTGAACAATCGCAAGACGATAGTTGATCAGATCTTTTAAACCAGGATCATTAAGATCTGCTGTCAAAGCTGACTTTAATAATTTTTCCGCACCTTGGTAATCACCGGCACCATGCGCCTCTTTGGCTAAAAGAAGTGCTGAGAAGATCTGGTAAACCCCCTCATTTTCACTAATGAGTGCTGCACTCTTCCCTAGATCTACGGGCTCATTATCATAAGTTGTTAAAAAGGTATCATAACGATCAAAAGCCTCATTGAGCTTCTGCACCTTATGATGCTTATAATATTCCACGCCACCAATGGAAGCGACCACAACTACCACTAAAAGAAGAAGGTAGCCCGCATTTCTCTTGAGCCAATCGATCAGTACTTCTGCACGTTGCTCATCTGTTTCATATTGATTTAAAGCCATTCAATCTAAACCTTTTGATCTAAAATTAGAAATCACTCTAGTTTACTTCAATTATTTTAATAGGTTAACATCTAATCCTATCTACTCTATATTACCGACTTAGCGCTCTGCTAACTTAGCACGGAGAAATGTCGCTAACTCTGTTCGAGCAATCTCTTCTTGCGCCCCATTCTCTCTGAGATCTTTTAAGATCACAATATCTTGCTCTAACTCATTTTCACCCATGATTAAAGCATATTTTGCCCCTGAGCGGTCTGCTTTTTTCATCTGAGACTTCATACTACCACCACCTAGGTTCGTGATAATTTCTGCATTCTCAATCTCATTTCGTAAAGATTCGACTATTGCGAGCCCTTGAAGGGTTGCCTGCTCTCCAAGAAAGATCGTCGTTAAAAGTGGGGTCGACTCATTCGCTTCAACACCGCAAGCTTGGCAAAGAAGAATGAGACGTTCCATTCCCATACCAAAACCGATTGCCGGCGTTGAGCGTCCACCTAACTCCTCTACCATCTTGTCATAGCGCCCACCGCCACAAACCGTTCCTTGAGAACCGAGTTTTGTTGTCGTCCACTCAAAGACCGTACGTGTGTAGTAATCCATACCGCGAACGATTCTAGGATTAACAATATAAGGAATACCTAAAATATCGAGCTGCTGACAGAGCAGATCAAAATGTTCTTTTGATTCAGGATCTAAATGATCTAGTAGTTTAGGTGCTCCGGCAATAATCTCATTTAAACCAGGATTTTTTGAGTCTAAAATACGAAGA of the Ignatzschineria indica genome contains:
- the der gene encoding ribosome biogenesis GTPase Der; the encoded protein is MSQPLIALVGRPNVGKSTIFNALTRTRDALVADQPGLTRDRQYGEGRVGDRPYNVLDTGGLSGDDNQMDNLIAEQVWIATEEADLIFFIVDGRAGVTAFDEQIADRLRRMGKPVIVVVNKAEGILPEVIVGEFYSLGLGEPIAISASHNQGLYELLHRAYEEIEFPEAVVSEEIQDDIIRLAVFGRPNAGKSTLINQMVGEERVLASDVPGTTRDSIEIPFTAYDREFILIDTAGIRRRSRVTDMIEKFSVIKSLDALEKANVIVFVFDAKEGLSDQDATLLGAVLEAGKALVLAVNKWDSLDEDEKSWVQQDFARRFAFIDFTEPLFISALKGQGVRQVIRQAIEVFDQSMREFSTNELSNILEYAVHAHQPPMDKGYAPKLRYAHQGGKNPLKIIIHGNRTQYVKDSYTRYLSNMFREQLEIVGTPVRILYRTNENPYANRPGKTTEIRGSAKRKRKLERAKEK
- a CDS encoding PQQ-binding-like beta-propeller repeat protein, encoding MKKIITTLIISLVIAGCAGGLRGKSNLTPPTELDLTVPATLVSQNWQIKTGSQTPKESNLRFYIADDGLGTLYIAGQKGVVTAIDRHNGQKRWEVKTQSPLYTGISYSQGILLVGTQDGHIEALSASNGAQVWRQKLLGVPAVPPVGSGQLAIVRTLFGAVESFNLQDGSEEWAYLFPRSEFSVRGAAPPTFLNGNILIAGDTGTLSLINAETGAEIWSRVLSQPQNGSYMGGLRDVDAAIIVSPQRIFVGQYLAGVTALTHDGRKLWQAGKGVYAGLAYTGESVISVERDSTIQALNAQNGASVWQNLDLRGRNLTKPVIVRNRIVVGDFEGYVHVIDATTGILQGTTKVGSTGFLWDIREIDGSVYLLDYSGTLYKVSI
- a CDS encoding YfgM family protein, translating into MALNQYETDEQRAEVLIDWLKRNAGYLLLLVVVVVASIGGVEYYKHHKVQKLNEAFDRYDTFLTTYDNEPVDLGKSAALISENEGVYQIFSALLLAKEAHGAGDYQGAEKLLKSALTADLNDPGLKDLINYRLAIVQFDQGEDQQALVTLKEIQSSEFLGLRKVLEGDIYSALGEIEDAKIAYEEALSSEVVPDDARDKLHLLSAQ
- the hisS gene encoding histidine--tRNA ligase, with product MSNKINALRGMHDCLPAEIGYWQTIEGHLRSLFAEYGYCEIRTPMLEETRLFTRSIGEVTDIVEKEMYTFPDQSESLSLSLRPEMTAGIVRAGIQHGLFYNQVQKLWQIGPAFRYERPQKGRYRQFHQADVEVFGVETPDVDAEMLAMLARFWQRLGIADEVKLEINSMGTAESRAQYREKLIQYFEGFMDQLDEDCKRRLYTNPLRILDSKNPGLNEIIAGAPKLLDHLDPESKEHFDLLCQQLDILGIPYIVNPRIVRGMDYYTRTVFEWTTTKLGSQGTVCGGGRYDKMVEELGGRSTPAIGFGMGMERLILLCQACGVEANESTPLLTTIFLGEQATLQGLAIVESLRNEIENAEIITNLGGGSMKSQMKKADRSGAKYALIMGENELEQDIVILKDLRENGAQEEIARTELATFLRAKLAER